In Amycolatopsis sp. FBCC-B4732, the genomic stretch TCGAGCTTGTCGAGCGTGCCGCCGGTGTGCCCGAGCCCGCGCCCGGACAGCTGCGGCACCGCCGCACCGCAGGCGGCCACGAGCGGCGCCAGCGGCAGCGTGATCTTGTCGCCGACCCCGCCGGTCGAGTGCTTGTCGACCGTCGGCCGGGAAACGTCCAGGGAGAGCCGCTCCCCCGACGAGATCATCGCACCGGTCCACCGCGAGATCTCCCCGGAGTCCATGCCCCGCAGGAAGATCGCCATGGCCAAGGCGGACATCTGCTCCTCGGCCACGAGACCGCGCGTGTACGCGTCGACGACCCAGTCGATCTGTTCGTCCGAAAGCCGGCCGCCGTCGCGCTTGGTGCGGATGACGTCGACCGCGGCGAAGGCGCTCACGGCAGGTCGTCCGGGCCGAAGGCGTCCGGCAGGACGTCGGACATCGGCAGGATCCCGCTCGGCGTGTCCACCAGGCACGTGGACCCGCCGAGCTCGAACAGGATCTGCCGGCAGCGCCCGCACGGCATCAGCAGGTCACCGGCACCGCTGCGGCACGCGACCGCCACGAGCCGGCCGCCGCCGGAGAGCCGCAGCTGGCCGGCCATCGTGCACTCCGCGCAGAGCCCGAGCCCGTAGGACGCGTTCTCGACGTTGCACCCGGTGACCACGCGGCCGTCGTCGACGATCCCCGCGACCCCGACGTGCAGGCCCGAATAAGGCGCGTACGCATGGGAAGCCGCTTCGATCGCCTGAGAACGCAGCGCGTCCCAGTCCACAGTGGACGTCATCAGTCCTCACCCCGCCGGTACGGCTGGCCGTCGGCCTTCGGCGGCCGCAGCCGCTGCGAAGCCACCGCCAGCACGATCAGCGTCACGAAGTGCGCGGTGTACGGGATCAGGTCCGACGGCAGCGTGTCGTTGGCGTAGTAGATCGCGTACAGCACGCCCGCGCCGACGACGCCGAGCCCGGCCGCGATCCACTGCCGCCGGAACAGCTGCACGACGACGATCACGCCGACCAGGATGACCGCGCCGTACAGCAGCGCGAGCACCGCTTCGCCGCCGCCGGAGAGCTGCAGGCCGTCCGCGTAGCCGAACAGCGCCGCGCCGCCGAGCAGGCCGCCCGGGCGCCAGTTGCCGAAGATCATCGCCGCGAGGCCGATGTACCCGCGGCCGTTGGTCTGGTTTTCGAGGTAGTCCGCGCCACCGCGCAGCAGCACCAGCGACGCGCCGCCCATCCCGGCGAAGGCACCGGAGATCAGCATCGCGATGTACTTGTGCCGGTAGACGTTGACGCCGAGGGACTCCGCGGCCACCGGGTTCTCGCCGCACGAGCGCAGCCGCAGGCCGAACCGGGTCTTCCAGAGCACCCAGAAGCTGACCGGTACCAGGATGATCGCGATCATCGTCAGCGGCGCCACCTCGGTGACCAGGCCGCGCAGGATGCCGGCGACGTCGGAGATGCCGACGCGCTGCTCCTTCTCCAGGTCGCCGAGCCAGTCCGAGAGGCCGCTCGCCGAGTAGGTGTCGAACTTCGGCACCACCGGCGACTGCCGCGGGTTGCCCGACAGCGGCTCGAAGATCAGGTTCGCCAGGTACTTCGTGACGCCGAGGCCGAGCAGGTTGATCGCGACGCCGGAGACGATGTGGTTGACGTTGAACGTCACCGTCGCCACCGCGTGCAGCAGGCCGCCGAGCGCACCGAAGACGAGCGCGGCCAGCAGCCCGGCCCACACCCCGCCGTAGTACGCGCCCCAGGCCGCACCCCACGTGCCGAGGATCATCATGCCCTCGAGGCCGATGTTGACCACGCCCGCGCGCTCGGCCCAGAGGCCGCCCAGCGCGCAGAGCAGGATCGGCAGGGCCAGGCGCAACGCCGTCTGCGCCGTGTTGGACGACGTCAGCGCGGAAACGCCGGTGGAGTACGACGCCGTCGAGAGCACGGCGATGGCGATGACCGCCCAGATGACCCCGCGCAGCCAGCCCGGGATCCGGGACCGCTTGCGGTGCACCGGCATCGTGCCGGGGCTGCCCGCGTCGGGCCGGGAAATGTCGGTGACGGCCATCAGACCGCACCCCCTTCGGCGACCGTGGAACCCTTGCGGCCGGCGAGTGCCCGGCCGACCCGGCGTTGCTCGGCGGCCAGGTCGGCGCGCCGCACGATCTCGTACGCCACGACGACCGACAGCACGATGATGCCCTGCATGATCGTCGCGATCTCCTTGGACACGTTGATCTGCTCCAGCGACACCGCGGAGGTGTCGAGGAACGCCCACAGCAGCGCGCCGAGCGCGATGCCGCCGGGGTGGTTGCGGCCCAGCAGCGCGACCGCGATGCCGGTGAAGCCGTACATCTGGGTCGAGGTGATGCCGTAGCTGAAGTCGCGGCCGAGCAGTTCCGGCATCGCGACCAGGCCGGCGACGCCGCCGGAGAGCAGCATCGCGATCAGCGTCATCTTCTTGGCGTTGACGCCGCCCGCGGCGGCCGCGGTGGTGGATTCGCCGGACGCCTTGAGCTCGAAGCCGAACCGCGTGCGGTTGAGCATGAACCAGTAGGCGCCGCCGATCAGCGCGGCGATGAAGACGAACCCGAACAGCGTGCCCGAGCCGAGCGGGATGCCCGGGATCCGGCCGGACGGCTCGATCACGCGGGTGCCGATGTTGTTGCCGGTCTGCACGCCGAACTGGTCGGCGTTGATGAGGAAGGCGATGATCCCGCCGACGATCGCGTTGAGCATGATCGTCGCGATCACCTCGCTCACCCCGCGGGTGACCTTGAGGATCGCCGGGATCGCCGCGTACGCCGCACCGGCGACGACGGCCACGATCAGGATGACCAGCGTGTGGAGCACCGGCGGGAGCTTGAGGGCACCGCCGGCGATGGCCGCGACGACCGCGGCGAACCGGTACTGGCCCTCGACACCGATGTTGAAGAGGTTCATCTGGAAGCCGATGGCCACCGCGAGCCCGGACAGGTAGTAGACCGTCGCCAGGTTCACCGTGTCGACCGCGGTGGAGCCCTTGAACATCTGGCCGATCATCGTGCCGTACGCGTTGAGCGGGTCGGCCCCGGAGATGATCAGCGCGATCGCCGACAGCAGCACGGCGAAGACGATCGCCAGCAGCGGTGGCAGCAGTTTCGTGCGCCAGGACGTCATCCTTCGTCACCCTCCCCGGCGCCGGTCATCGCCGAGCCCAGTTCCTGCGGGGTCACGGTGGCGGGGTCGGCCTCGCTGACGAGGCGCCCGCGCAGCATGACCCGGATCGTGTCCGACAGGCCGATCAGCTCGTCGAGGTCGGCGGAGATCAGCAGCACCGCGAGCCCGGCGGCGCGGGCCAGGCGGATCTGCTCCCAGATCAGCGCCTGCGCGCCGACGTCGACACCGCGCGTCGGGTGCGAAGCCACCAGCAGCACCGGGTTGCCGGACAGCTCGCGCCCGACGATCAGCTTCTGCTGGTTGCCGCCGGAGAGCGCGGCGGCCGGGACGTCGATGCCCGGCGTGCGGACGTCGTAGTCGCGGACGATCCGCTCGGTGTCGGCGCGGGCGCCGGCGATGTCGAGCAACTGTCCTTTCGAGACCGGTTCGCGGGTCTGGTAACCCAGGATCCGGTTGACCCACAACGGTTGCTGGAGCAGCAGGCTGTGCCGCGTGCGGTCTTCGGCGATGTAGCCGATGCCGGCTTCGCGCCGCGCCAGCGTGCCCGCCTTCGTGAGGTCGCGCGCTTTGCCGTCGGCGTCGACCAGCTCGATCGTGCCGCCGGAGGGCTTGCGCATGCCCATGATGGTTTCGACGAGCTCGGTCTGCCCGTTGCCCTCGACGCCGGCGATGCCGAGCACCTCGCCCGCGTGCACGGTGAAGGTGACGTCGTCGAGCG encodes the following:
- a CDS encoding cytidine deaminase, whose amino-acid sequence is MTSTVDWDALRSQAIEAASHAYAPYSGLHVGVAGIVDDGRVVTGCNVENASYGLGLCAECTMAGQLRLSGGGRLVAVACRSGAGDLLMPCGRCRQILFELGGSTCLVDTPSGILPMSDVLPDAFGPDDLP
- a CDS encoding ABC transporter permease; translated protein: MAVTDISRPDAGSPGTMPVHRKRSRIPGWLRGVIWAVIAIAVLSTASYSTGVSALTSSNTAQTALRLALPILLCALGGLWAERAGVVNIGLEGMMILGTWGAAWGAYYGGVWAGLLAALVFGALGGLLHAVATVTFNVNHIVSGVAINLLGLGVTKYLANLIFEPLSGNPRQSPVVPKFDTYSASGLSDWLGDLEKEQRVGISDVAGILRGLVTEVAPLTMIAIILVPVSFWVLWKTRFGLRLRSCGENPVAAESLGVNVYRHKYIAMLISGAFAGMGGASLVLLRGGADYLENQTNGRGYIGLAAMIFGNWRPGGLLGGAALFGYADGLQLSGGGEAVLALLYGAVILVGVIVVVQLFRRQWIAAGLGVVGAGVLYAIYYANDTLPSDLIPYTAHFVTLIVLAVASQRLRPPKADGQPYRRGED
- a CDS encoding ABC transporter permease; this translates as MTSWRTKLLPPLLAIVFAVLLSAIALIISGADPLNAYGTMIGQMFKGSTAVDTVNLATVYYLSGLAVAIGFQMNLFNIGVEGQYRFAAVVAAIAGGALKLPPVLHTLVILIVAVVAGAAYAAIPAILKVTRGVSEVIATIMLNAIVGGIIAFLINADQFGVQTGNNIGTRVIEPSGRIPGIPLGSGTLFGFVFIAALIGGAYWFMLNRTRFGFELKASGESTTAAAAGGVNAKKMTLIAMLLSGGVAGLVAMPELLGRDFSYGITSTQMYGFTGIAVALLGRNHPGGIALGALLWAFLDTSAVSLEQINVSKEIATIMQGIIVLSVVVAYEIVRRADLAAEQRRVGRALAGRKGSTVAEGGAV